From the genome of Ziziphus jujuba cultivar Dongzao chromosome 6, ASM3175591v1, one region includes:
- the LOC107421646 gene encoding amine oxidase [copper-containing] gamma 2, with protein MEGRNFLRFLFLFFSCALVLLYTWVHLPYDPSSSAKLHDCTANAPWCVSKNRFQTKKPNFLKNRLKPNRHRNHAADVPHHPLDPLTVQEINKIRTILSSHALFKNSATYALHSVELEEPDKALVLKWKRGDKLLPRKASVIARVNGVSHVLTVDLTTSELTVVQTGYDSGYPMMTIEDMTSAIWAPLASYEFNRTIIQRGVDLADLACLPISTGWYGKMEENRRLIKVQCYSMKETANFYMRPIEGLTVLVDLDTKQVVEISDKGKNIPIPKAANTDYRYSTMEYNKVKRLVNPISIEQPKGPSFTIEDEHLVKWANWEFHLKPDARAGVIISGAKVRDPDTGELRNVIYKGFTSELFVPYMDPSDAWYFKTYMDAGEYGFGLQAMPLDPLNDCPRNAYYMDGVFAAADGTPFVRSNMVCVFEKYGGDIGWRHSESPITGFAITEVRPKVTLVVRMAASVANYDYIVDWEFQTDGLIKITVGLSGILMVKGTPYDNMNEVPLNEYLYGTLLSENVIGVIHDHYVTFYLDMDVDGSDNSFVKVNIERQQTSGESPRKSYLKAKRNVAKTEKDAQIKFKLYEPSEYHVINPTKKTRVGNPVGYKVVSGGTAASLLDHEDPPQKRGAFTNNQIWVTPYNKTEQWAGGLFVYQSHGQETLATWSERDRSIENKDIVVWYTLGFHHIPCQEDFPIMPTVSASFDLKPVNFFESNPILRVPPNFENDLPICVSTASA; from the exons ATGGAAGGCAGAAACTTCCTTCGcttcctctttcttttcttcagcTGTGCTCTTGTCCTTCTCTACACCTGGGTTCACCTTCCTTATGACCCTTCCTCCTCCGCAAAGCTCCACGATTGCACTGCAAACGCTCCCTGGTGCGTTTCCAAGAACCGTTTCCAGACCAAAAAGCCCAACTTCCTCAAAAACCGTCTCAAACCCAACCGCCATCGCAACCACGCCGCCGACGTTCCTCACCACCCTCTAGACCCGCTCACCGTCCAAGAAATCAATAAGATTCGGACCATCCTCTCATCCCACGCGCTCTTCAAGAACTCAGCCACCTACGCGCTCCACTCCGTCGAGCTTGAAGAGCCCGACAAGGCACTCGTCCTGAAATGGAAAAGGGGAGACAAGTTACTGCCCAGAAAGGCTTCCGTGATCGCACGTGTGAATGGAGTCTCACACGTGTTGACTGTCGACCTGACAACCAGTGAGCTGACCGTGGTTCAGACCGGTTATGATTCCGGTTACCCTATGATGACGATCGAGGACATGACCTCCGCGATATGGGCCCCACTTGCGAGCTATGAGTTTAACCGCACGATCATCCAGCGTGGCGTGGATTTGGCGGACCTCGCTTGCTTGCCTATTTCTACGGGATGGTACGGTAAGATGGAGGAGAACCGGAGGCTGATTAAGGTCCAGTGCTATTCGATGAAAGAGACGGCGAATTTCTACATGAGACCGATCGAAGGTTTGACTGTGCTCGTTGACCTGGATACAAAACAAGTGGTTGAGATTTCAGATAAGGGCAAGAACATTCCGATACCGAAGGCCGCTAACACGGACTATAGGTATTCCACGATGGAGTACAATAAAGTGAAAAGACTAGTGAATCCCATATCCATCGAGCAGCCAAAAGGACCAAGTTTTACCATAGAAGATGAGCATCTTGTGAAATGGGCAAACTGGGAATTTCATCTAAAACCCGATGCCAGAGCCGGGGTGATAATATCCGGGGCAAAGGTCCGTGACCCGGATACCGGAGAGCTAAGGAATGTTATCTACAAAGGGTTCACGTCTGAGCTGTTTGTACCTTATATGGACCCCTCCGACGCATGGTATTTCAAGACTTATATGGATGCTGGTGAATATGGGTTCGGGTTACAGGCCATGCCCCTTGACCCACTTAACGACTGTCCCCGGAATGCCTACTACATGGATGGTGTTTTCGCCGCGGCTGACGGAACTCCGTTTGTGAGATCCAACATGGTTTGTGTATTTGAGAAATATGGCGGCGATATTGGGTGGAGGCACTCGGAAAGTCCCATAACGGGCTTTGCG ATTACAGAAGTCAGGCCAAAGGTGACACTTGTGGTTAGAATGGCAGCATCAGTGGCAAACTATGACTACATTGTGGATTGGGAGTTTCAAACAGATGGGCTAATCAAAATTACG GTTGGCCTTAGTGGGATTTTGATGGTGAAAGGCACTCCCTACGACAACATGAATGAAGTCCCTTTGAATGAATATCTCTACGGAACCCTTTTGTCCGAAAATGTTATTGGTGTAATTCACGACCACTACGTCACATTTTATCTTGATATGGACGTGGATGGCTCTGATAATTCGTTTGTCAAAGTGAATATTGAAAGGCAGCAAACATCAGGAGAGTCACCAAGGAAAAGCTACTTGAAAGCTAAACGAAATGTGGCAAAAACAGAGAAAGATGCACAAATTAAATTCAAACTCTACGAACCATCTGAGTACCATGTAATCAATCCGACAAAGAAAACCCGTGTTGGGAATCCCGTCGGCTACAAGGTGGTTTCCGGTGGTACAGCAGCCAGCTTGCTTGATCATGAAGACCCTCCCCAAAAGAGGGGTGCTTTTACAAACAACCAAATATGGGTCACACCTTACAACAAGACAGAACAGTGGGCTGGTGGTTTGTTTGTGTACCAAAGCCACGGTCAAGAGACTCTTGCAACATGGTCCGAAAG GGATCGTTCAATTGAGAATAAGGACATTGTGGTTTGGTACACCTTAGGATTTCATCACATTCCATGTCAAGAGGACTTTCCCATAATGCCCACTGTCTCAGCCAGCTTTGATCTAAAGCCTGTAAATTTCTTTGAGAGCAATCCAATTCTTCGGGTCCCACCTAACTTTGAGAACGACCTGCCTATTTGTGTTTCTACGGCATCAGCTTAA